From a region of the Pochonia chlamydosporia 170 chromosome Unknown PCv3seq00015, whole genome shotgun sequence genome:
- a CDS encoding DEAD/DEAH box helicase domain-containing protein — protein sequence MTLPSLRPDKVQSTSTHLFTPPPTSPYCFSFHNDTTPSILQRYKNFADNADVLLAQEAAEDRRRQARTEQAWRESQQHSCEEDNETTPWLKHTRWPETFRNRPLDIITASARQPSRGPYQGSEDYLLGYWRGLPLYSPAAAEAQLRLLMRAVDDVFDRAKATLASTSYRSRCWLSSHWKDEFWHRPLRILPPSTEQKYKSYWKHFICYVFRALAHKPVLRREIYNVPLEGEELAETITESSSDEQDEDDQEMSEDGSESFHEAHSDSEGESEEDAEEQEDEDDEDDDIQDENGVLDHVFHLPTGTRLKLCEALFQLSMMFWIYQCPAGTMSSSTLIHFTAGMGVHRSSLAFRDAYNSTPMLAAVIWIGRLMFLEYSLPLYNYNTLVCTWPSRDAYPSQPARLETIRAKYMLRGCYSPLSELIELKAMGRSIVKREGVPGNLTWAPDGHSFTIGNAKVVRLSEFCTTYQAAISNVQERVAEMMLGWQPEVDLSQVRDDLTCRLPGWCFLDKPENNLGNIYKAMARRAWSSTFRGQALARAGHWLPGPCLAYLEAGTKLGTMAFTSIHITPTLPNRGTEATSIRLRNTKLTIRNIFIREGQLLIIVSYNKSRASNNHAFYVVRYLRDDLASALFLYIAYIQPFLDFLANQLQLPQYHSNEFLFPDPKHKKKHLSSMQATEALRSLTRHLQTPWTLSLYRQAAIAIAKRYISELIRERNFYYPSEASTPIRMIAAGVGHHPRMLLTSYAIDRALPPRLQPELLEMYRRLSALWQAWNREYYMQHCVEGSSGSRNASAKLAMEDLGLTITSTTQRTSAQKRRQSEDPSTDHAQRRKKILSNGGTKGDVTAAGAIKEGFPNGFIYNAEYRILICVACESMVFPGKPSFYTHLNRHRILGSLCKAYIEWFGRLQLAPPKELSRPKKTIPAIPHLKIYRSFRCNIYRHYTTRWELSRDHIVQHKLGISPRQATGDDPDRSTGPSQPVLHTGAPPSAAEETLFDRLKNDVQEAARDVEDNGAVVEDCGRGRADREPWLLHTGFPTHLRGLTNTEIWSSFKLPKHRDTLFQSKQDKDNANRRENSNNNNNNEAGEEDEEDEEDDDDDDDDLRRILAAADALFRSAYALVSDRSPNRKVTQQRAQTLSDFAWGAGKKGRDTAFRRFKNPSSLAEYFRTMKQLLTYYYRVVYCDNGHFSRPQEISGLGVAGEEKRSYGDETEAVTVPQDAIIPTDEQQQAMEEMFSALREEDDQRRRRPGQAYQDTTEQRDEDGELKQQGDVVKTCDSYLNSRLACAIRRFYIGLIFHEVGSEPFRSPVLSFCAMLSRAKLKDKSYYERRRRKKSENRGKSRDQGKSWRNVMTEEGHGDIVPKREEERFGAWVKPGSYTSNLSKLVWGAQLMIFESTCFYKRHQAEEIPDTLERICRKFMHQRQETAFGHILQWRLYLGTVAQGAISSDQARWSLDGQEIEFRGTKLHIKHVPQLVVSEYGRARTLLHDKLLFGARDIPLVKACMLHDDLDAEDYGGSWVTDERNAEYLRGTHDALLRQIEQRADLRRAFVRDNGDSTGCKALCRQAMAVYEYEVQEFLKSMVTLLHVPPAPPVRAPELLSITCVNGGGRRRSMLIWEKMLMLHLRYHKSQEQTGKETDNIRFVPSYIADLLVTFLAVVQPLRQTFLRQIRPRALLSPYLWSTLNGDVWRDDLVSKYLSQACMRAQVPEFKVSWWRQAAASITKQKFTPKERANFNMEDIEAPEMVDEEELLVDLAVASNHAFKTFNQMYAGSTTLVMNTPLHRAYRASQSWRTLFQIDHQLSAEEAALDGGKRRRLAGQSDEADMLQLCKRTKLRTRPLGRAKDLEAVARRLYNDPTLCFRQPGQRDAMLAAMGPRAEEQVIVVLGTGSGKTLIVMVAAALEGAGTTIIVLPAVALRCDMLDRLRRVGIKTLVWEPGQLKAAPLVVVSAEAACTETFVGYAHRLESRQRLDRIVIDECHLTITATFRRSMRQLSSYVRRVRTQTVWLTATLPPDFEASFIQHNRLLQPRIVRESTNRPNIQYSIQRIKGPGGLCAHAVQLARMLAGMVLEGVDVDGSVLAGGRKARIIVYCQTLDLMEEIASELGCPMYTGDDESMSEEDREAALEAWMSPEGPPVIVATSALGVGLNYLYVRWVVHAGAPRRITDFSQESGRAGRDQEKARSILLLSAAWQPRAAGQEPKTADEEAMQLYLTQKHCSRAVLSQFLDQRSDWRWCMEGEDELCEVCPKAHTEQRPPSLELRLPVPDTAVKDEQDGASEGEGGDDTTAREPKEMVYTGPGEVLRQAMLEDEVVRRLETDSEIMRQCCLICRVQGGRPFDHSAATCGRRWPWINAKSKTLQSCKRRGKPWMAKFSACFMCYLPQTICPRADSEAKEANNDEKSMMACKYRDMVMPLCYAAFFQMWSRALIKSKFPRTFRNIDDYMLWLGTSATLGGNPCVQAVCVAAALLAELR from the exons ATGACTTTGCCTTCACTTCGGCCCGATAAAGTGcagtcaacatcaacacatcTCTTCACtccgccaccaacaagccCTTACTGCTTCTCATTTCACAACGACACTACGCCTTCGATTCTCCAAAGATATAAGAACTTTGCAGATAATGCAgatgttcttcttgcgcAAGAGGCAGCTGAAGACCGCCGCCGGCAAGCCAGAACGGAACAGGCCTGGCGGGAAAGCCAGCAGCACTCGTGTGAAGAAGACAACGAGACAACCCCATGGCTTAAGCATACGAGGTGGCCAGAGACATTCAGGAATCGACCCCTtgacatcatcaccgcctccgCGAGGCAGCCTTCTCGAGGCCCCTATCAGGGCAGCGAAGATTACTTGCTTGGGTATTGGCGGGGACTGCCACTTTATAGTCCGGCGGCAGCAGAGGCACAACTACGGCTACTAATGCGCGCCGTCGACGACGTATTCGACCGTGCAAAGGCAACACTAGCATCCACATCCTATCGGTCGAGGTGCTGGCTCTCGAGTCATTGGAAAGACGAGTTTTGGCACCGTCCGCTCCGTATACTGCCGCCTTCGACCGAACAGAAATACAAATCGTACTGGAAGCACTTCATCTGCTATGTCTTTCGAGCCCTCGCTCACAAGCCTGTCCTGCGTCGGGAGATCTATAATGTGCCATTAG agggagaggaaCTGGCTGAAACCATTACGGAGTCCTCAAGCGATGAACAAGATGAGGACGATCAGGAGATGAGTGAAGATGGTAGCGAGAGCTTTCACGAGGCACATAGTGATAGTGAAGGTGAaagtgaagaagatgccgaagagcaagaagacgaagacgacgaagacgacgacatACAGGATGAGAATGGCGTATTAGATCATGTCTTTCATCTCCCTACTGGTACTCGCCTCAAACTTTGTGAGGCTCTCTTTCAGCTGTCCATGATGTTCTGGATTTACCAATGCCCAGCCGGaaccatgtcatcatcaacactgATACATTTCACCGCAGGTATGGGAGTACACCGTTCTTCTCTTGCGTTTCGCGATGCAtacaactcaacaccaatgcTTGCGGCTGTGATATGGATAGGCCGGCTGATGTTCCTCGAGTATAGCCTGCCGTTGTACAACTATAACACTCTCGTGTGTACCTGGCCCTCTCGTGATGCCTATCCGTCTCAGCCAGCGCGCCTGGAGACAATCAGAGCCAAGTACATGCTACGAGGTTGTTATTCACCGCTTAGCGAACTTATCGAGCTCAAGGCAATGGGAAGGAGTATTGTCAAGCGCGAAGGAGTACCAGGTAATCTTACATGGGCTCCAGATGGTCACTCTTTCACGATCGGCAACGCCAAGGTGGTGCGGTTATCTGAATTCTGCACCACCTATCAAGCTGCTATCAGTAATGTACAAGAGCGAGTAGCGGAGATGATGCTAGGGTGGCAACCAGAAGTGGACCTGTCCCAGGTTCGGGATGATTTAACGTGTCGTTTACCAGGGTGGTGCTTTCTCGACAAGCCCGAGAATAACCTCGGGAATATATACAAAGCAATGGCACGCCGTGCATGGTCATCAACCTTTCGTGGCCAGGCGCTTGCCAGAGCCGGCCACTGGCTGCCAGGACCGTGTTTAGCATACCTAGAAGCTGGTACAAAACTAGGCACTATGGCATTTACAAGCATCCATATCACACCAACACTGCCCAACCGCGGTACAGAGGCAACGAGTATTCGGTTACGAAACACAAAGCTAACAATAAGAAACATATTTATCCGCGAGGGACAACTTCTCATAATTGTCAGCTATAATAAGTCCCGTGCGTCAAATAATCACGCCTTTTATGTTGTACGCTACCTGCGGGACGACCTTGCCTCTGCCCTATTTCTCTACATTGCCTATATACAGCCGTTTCTTGACTTTTTGGCAAATCAGCTACAGCTACCACAATATCACAGCAATGAGTTCCTCTTCCCGGATCCAAAGCACAAGAAGAAACATCTAAGTTCAATGCAGGCGACAGAAGCCCTTAGGTCGCTAACCCGACACCTACAGACGCCATGGACATTATCGTTATATCGACAAGCAGCGATCGCTATTGCTAAGAGGTACATAAGTGAGCTTATTAGAGAAAGAAACTTTTATTATCCATCCGAAGCGAGCACACCAATCCGTATGATTGCTGCAGGTGTCGGCCACCATCCTCGGATGCTACTTACGTCATATGCTATTGATAGAGCCTTGCCACCACGACTACAGCCAGAGCTTCTTGAGATGTACCGGCGATTATCGGCgctttggcaagcttggAATCGAGAGTATTATATGCAACACTGCGTCGAGGGATCTAGTGGCTCAAGGAATGCAAGCGCGAAGCTAGCCATGGAAGATCTAGGGCTTACAATAACATCTACAACTCAGCGTACAAGCGCTCAAAAAAGGCGTCAGTCCGAAGACCCCAGCACCGACCATGCTCAGAGACGGAAAAAAATCCTTTCGAATGGGGGGACCAAGGGTGATGTTACGGCGGCAGGAGCTATTAAAGAGGGGTTCCCTAATGGATTTATATACAATGCGGAGTATCGAATTCTTATCTGCGTTGCCTGCGAGTCCATGGTGTTTCCTGGCAAGCCATCTTTTTATACACATCTAAATCGCCATCGAATATTAGGCTCTCTGTGCAAGGCTTATATAGAGTGGTTTGGCCGCCTTCAGCTTGCGCCTCCGAAAGAGCTTTCTAGGCCAAAGAAGACAATCCCTGCCATCCCGCACCTAAAGATATACAGATCATTCCGGTGCAACATCTATCGCCACTACACAACCCGATGGGAGCTAAGCCGGGACCACATAGTTCAGCACAAACTTGGTATCTCTCCAAGGCAAGC TACTGGTGATGATCCGGATCGCAGTACCGGGCCGTCACAGCCGGTTCTACATACGGGAGCCCCGCCCTCGGCAGCGGAGGAAACACTCTTCGATAGACTGAAGAACGACGTACAGGAAGCGGCGCGCGATGTGGAGGACAATGGGGCGGTTGTTGAGGATTGCGGCCGCGGCCGAGCGGACCGGGAGCCGTGGCTACTCCACACGGGTTTCCCTACCCACCTTCGGGGGCTCACGAACACGGAGATCTGGTCGTCATTTAAGTTGCCGAAACATAGAGATACTCTGTTCCAGAGcaagcaagacaaagacaatgCCAACCGTCGCGAGAATAGCAataacaataacaacaatGAGGCAGgagaggaggacgaggaggacgaggaggatgatgatgatgatgatgatgatctTAGACGCATACTGGCCGCAGCCGACGCCCTTTTTAGAAGTGCCTATGCCCTAGTGTCGGATCGGTCACCAAATCGCAAAGTAACGCAGCAGCGTGCACAAACCCTCAGCGACTTCGCATGGGGCGCGGGCAAAAAGGGCAGGGATACGGCATTTCGAAGGTTCAAGAACCCTTCTTCCCTGGCAGAGTACTTCAGGACGATGAAGCAGCTCCTGACGTACTACTACAGGGTGGTGTATTGCGACAACGGGCATTTCAGTCGGCCTCAAGAGATTAGCGGGCTAGGCGTGGCTGGTGAAGAAAAGCGTTCATATGGAGATGAGACCGAGGCAGTAACAGTGCCGCAAGATGCTATCATCCCAACAGATGAACAGCAGCAGGCGATGGAAGAGATGTTTAGCGCGTTGAGGGAAGAGGACGACCAGCGGAGGAGACGGCCGGGCCAGGCCTACCAGGACACGACCGAGCAACGGGACGAGGATGGGGAGTTAAAACAACAAGGTGATGTTGTTAAGACGTGCGACTCTTATTTGAACTCGAGATTAGCATGTGCAATTCGCAGGTTTTATATTGGGCTGATCTTCCACGAGGTAGGGAGTGAGCCCTTCCGGTCGCCAGTACTTAGCTTCTGCGCCATGCTCAGCCGCGCGAAGCTTAAAGACAAGAGTTACTACGAAAGGCGGAGGCGGAAGAAGAGTGAGAACAGGGGCAAGAGTCGGGACCAGGGCAAGAGCTGGCGCAACGTTATGACCGAAGAGGGGCATGGGGATATCGTGCCGAagcgggaggaggagaggttCGGTGCTTGGGTTAAGCCCGGAAGCTACACCAGCAACTTGTCTAAGCTTGTGTGGGGTGCGCAGCTCATGATATTTGAGAGCACATGCTTCTACAAAAGGCATCAGGCTGAGGAAATCCCCGACACGCTAGAAAGGATTTGCAGGAAGTTCATGCACCAGAGGCAGGAAACGGCGTTTGGCCACATCCTACAATGGCGGCTGTACCTCGGAACCGTGGCCCAGGGAGCCATCTCTAGCGACCAGGCGCGCTGGTCACTAGATGGCCAGGAGATTGAGTTCAGAGGCACGAAACTTCACATAAAGCATGTGCCGCAGCTCGTGGTATCGGAGTACGGACGGGCTCGTACTCTTCTGCACGACAAGCTGCTGTTTGGCGCGCGGGACATCCCGCTGGTTAAGGCCTGCATGCTTCACGACGATCTAGATGCAGAGGACTACGGAGGTTCATGGGTAACGGACGAAAGAAATGCTGAGTACCTTCGCGGGACGCATGACGCCTTGCTCCGGCAGATCGAGCAGAGGGCAGACTTACGACGGGCATTTGTGCGCGATAACGGAGATAGTACGGGATGTAAAGCCCTATGTCGGCAAGCAATGGCTGTTTATGAGTATGAGGTGCAAGAATTCCTCAAATCAATGGTCACTCTATTACATGTtccgccagcaccgccgGTAAGAGCACCGGAGCTGCTGAGCATAACATGCGTAAACGGGGGTGGGCGGCGCCGCAGTATGCTTATCTGGGAGAAGATGCTCATGTTGCACTTGCGCTACCACAAGAGCCAGGAGCAGACGGGAAAAGAGACAGACAACATCCGTTTTGTGCCGTCCTATATCGCGGACCTGCTAGTCACGTTCCTAGCGGTTGTGCAGCCGCTGCGGCAGACATTTCTTCGACAGATCCGCCCCCGAGCCCTCCTATCGCCGTACCTGTGGTCAACGCTGAATGGCGATGTCTGGCGCGATGATCTTGTTTCAAAGTACCTTAGCCAAGCATGCATGCGTGCCCAGGTGCCCGAATTCAAGGTCTCGTGGTGGCGACAAGcagccgcctccatcacgAAGCAGAAATTCACGCCTAAAGAGCGGGcaaacttcaacatggaGGATATCGAAGCGCCAGAgatggttgacgaggaggagctgtTGGTGGACCTAGCTGTGGCCAGCAACCATGCGTTCAAGACCTTCAACCAAATGTATGCAGGGTCGACCACACTCGTCATGAATACGCCGCTACATCGCGCCTACCGAGCATCACAGAGCTGGCGCACGCTCTTCCAGATCGACCATCAGCTGTCAGCGGAGGAGGCAGCCCTTGATGGAGGAAAGCGCCGACGGCTGGCCGGGCAGTCGGACGAGGCAGATATGCTGCAGCTGTGCAAGCGCACCAAGCTGCGTACGAGGCCGCTAGGAAGGGCCAAAGACCTAGAGGCGGTCGCACGCAGACTCTACAATGATCCCACGTTGTGCTTTAGACAGCCTGGACAACGCGACGCTATGTTGGCGGCCATGGGACCTCGTGCCGAGGAGCAGGTTATTGTTGTGCTTGGCACGGGTTCGGGGAAGACGTTAATCGTCATGGTCGCCGCAGCGTTAGAGGGAGCCGGCACGACGATTATAGTGCTTCCTGCCGTTGCCCTGAGGTGCGACATGCTTGATCGGTTGAGGAGAGTCGGTATTAAAACCCTCGTTTGGGAGCCAGGACAGTTGAAAGCAGCACCGCTTGTGGTCGTGTCAGCTGAGGCAGCATGTACAGAGACCTTTGTGGGCTACGCCCATCGCCTTGAGTCTCGACAGCGACTGGACCGGATTGTGATCGACGAGTGCCACCTCACTATAACTGCAACTTTCCGCAGGAGTATGAGGCAACTTAGTTCGTACGTGCGGCGGGTTAGGACCCAGACGGTATGGCTCACCGCAACGCTGCCGCCGGACTTTGAAGCAAGTTTCATACAGCACAACCGCCTATTGCAACCTCGTATAGTCCGGGAATCAACAAACCGGCCGAACATCCAGTATTCTATACAGCGCATCAAGGGCCCGGGGGGGTTGTGTGCGCATGCGGTCCAGCTTGCACGCATGCTAGCGGGCATGGTCCTGGAGGGTGTAGACGTTGATGGCAGCGTGTTGGCTGGTGGCAGGAAAGCCAGGATCATCGTGTATTGCCAAACACTGGATCTTATGGAGGAGATAGCGAGCGAGTTAGGATGCCCGATGTACACAGGCGACGATGAGAGCATGAGTGAGGAGGATAGAGAGGCCGCTCTTGAAGCGTGGATGAGCCCAGAGGGCCCGCCGGTCATCGTAGCAACATCCGCGCTGGGCGTTGGGCTTAACTACCTCTACGTGCGCTGGGTGGTTCATGCCGGAGCGCCACGTCGTATTACGGACTTCTCGCAGGAATCGGGTCGGGCCGGCCGAGATCAAGAGAAAGCTAGGTCTATTCTTCTATTGAGCGCGGCGTGGCAGCCGCGAGCCGCTGGCCAGGAGCCCAAGACCGCAGACGAGGAGGCAATGCAGCTGTACTTAACCCAGAAACACTGCTCGCGCGCAGTCCTCAGTCAGTTCTTAGACCAGAGATCTGATTGGAGGTGGTGCATGGAAGGTGAAGACGAACTATGTGAGGTCTGTCCCAAGGCTCACACCGAACAGCGGCCGCCTAGCCTAGAGCTCCGCCTGCCAGTCCCGGACACAGCTGTTAAGGATGAACAGGACGGCGCATCTGAGGGAGAAGGTGGAGATGATACAACAGCCAGGGAACCTAAAGAGATGGTGTACACCGGCCCTGGCGAGGTGCTCCGTCAGGCAATGCTCGAGGACGAAGTCGTAAGACGGTTAGAGACGGATTCGGAGATAATGCGCCAATGCTGCCTGATCTGCCGAGTGCAAGGAGGCAGACCGTTTGATCACAGCGCAGCAACATGCGGCAGGCGTTGGCCATGGATTAACGCAAAGTCTAAGACTCTACAGTCGTGCAAGAGAAGGGGTAAGCCTTGGATGGCAAAATTCTCAGCATGTTTCATGTGCTATCTGCCCCAGACGATATGCCCTAGGGCTGACTCCGAAGCTAAGGAAGCGAACAATGATGAGAAGAGCATGATGGCGTGCAAGTACCGTGACATGGTTATGCCGCTGTGCTATGCAGCTTTTTTCCAAATGTGGTCACGGGCGCTAATAAAGAGCAAGTTTCCACGAACCTTTCGCAACATCGACGATTACATGTTATGGCTTGGGACATCAGCTACTCTTGGCGGTAATCCATGTGTGCAGGCCGTTTGTGTTGCAGCAGCCCTTCTGGCCGAGCTAAGATAG